In Mesorhizobium sp. M9A.F.Ca.ET.002.03.1.2, the DNA window GACCAACCTGTCGTTGCGGACATGCAGCGCGACATGCTGCAGGCTGCGGCCGCCGTCGCGCACTGGATCCTTGATCTGGACCCAGATTTTGGCCGAAGATTTACCAAGCCATGCCGTCTCACCCAGCGTCAGGCGCCAGTTCTCAGCGCTGGGCGGTCCATGCAATGCATTGGAATTGCTGGAGAAATGGCAGGTCGCGCAGGGCAGGCGCGGATCACCGAAGCCAGAGCCGTCGGCGCCGCTGGACATTGAAGGCATGAACGCGCGACCCGCCATGATGCGCGCCGTACCAGCGCCGGTGATCATCCGCGACATGGCGGTCGGCGCAGCGCGGATGCGAGAACACAGCATGTGTCTTGCTCCATTTTGGCCGGCCCCGTGGCCGTATCGGCCACGGCAGCCGGCGTTGTCTGCCCTTCTTGTGCGGTTGCGAAAGGCATGGCCGCAAACAGCATGGCAGCAGGCGTCAGCATGGTGGGAAATAGTTTCATGCGAAGGCCACCTCTTTCGACAAGGGCAGCGTGCGGATGCGCTTGCCGGTCAGTGCGAAGATGGCGTTGGCAAGAGCGGGTGCAGCCGGCGGCGTGCCGACCTCGCCGACGCCGCCCATCTTGTGAAAATTCTCCAGTATCGCGACTTCGAACGCCGGACACTGGAAGATGCGCATGGCATCGTAGTCGTGAAAATTCGACTGTTCGACCATGCCGTCGGCGAAAGTAATCTCCTGACCTATCGCCGCCGACAGGCCGTAAATGGCGGCGGAGATGAGCTGCGCCTCGATGATGCCGGGATCGAGCGCGGTGCCGACATCGGCGGCGATCCACACCTTCTCGATAAGGAGTCCGGCTGGCGTGTCGGCGACCTGGACGACCTCGCCGACCCAACTGCCGAACGACAGCGTGAACGCCATGCCCTTCGCCTTGCCGGCGGGCAGCGCCTCGCCCCATTTCGCCATTTCGGCGACCTTTTCGACCACCTTCACCGCTGCGGGATAGGCAGCCATCAGTTTCTTGCGCAATTCGACAGGGTCGGTTTTCCCGGCGACGGCGATCTCGTCCAGAAATCCTTCATGGAAGAAACCGTTGATCGAACTGCCGACCGACCGCCAGGAGCCGACGGGGATGGAGACGGGTGCGGCGACGCCGGTCACCCGGTAGTTCGGGATCGTATAGGGCTGGTTGTGGGCTCCGTCGACGATGGACTTGTCTGGGCCGAGCGGCGATATCGAGGGAAACAGCCGGCGCAAGGTGCTGGCTATCATCGATGGCGAGGCGATTGCCATGTCGACGGCTACCGGCATGCCGTCGTCGCCAAGCCGTGCCTGGAATCTGCCGACGGAAGCCGGCCGGTAGGCGTCGTGGCGCATGTCCTCCTCGCGCGTCCACACCACCTTGATCGGCCGGCCGGCTGTCTCTTTCGCCATCAGCGCGGCACAGAGCGCATAATCCACCTCGACACGCCGGCCGAACCCGCCACCCATGAAGGTGGTGTGGACGCTGACCTTGTCCTGCTCGATGCCGACGGCATTGGCGCAAAGCTGCCGCACCAAGGTCGGCGCCTGGTTGCCGCACCAGATGTCGAGGACGCCGTCCTTCAGCCGCGCCGTAGCGTTCATCGGCTCCATCGTCGC includes these proteins:
- a CDS encoding xanthine dehydrogenase family protein molybdopterin-binding subunit, whose product is MASVGKIARRTFLIGAAAIAGGVAVGYYYYRKPYPNPLEGDLAADEATFNPYVKIGADNTITIVAPRAEMGQGISTTLAAMVAEELDVGLDRIKVEHGPASYAYYNATILEEGGPFAFFDESMAAQAMAPGMGVVGKLLAFQATGGSTSTRDGLDKMRQAGAAARQMLVAAAAQRLGIAAAELETANGRVLHKASGKSVTYGAVAAAAAAMAPPADIRLKDKADWKLLGKPQKRIDMLAKVTGAPIFGIDVTLPDMLYGTVKMSPRFWAKPVKADLSKAEKMPGVIRIVPIETNYGHGFGIVAENTWAAFKAAEAIDAEWADPEYPLDSAAISDVLKQALGTKGSEMRDDGDVDTAFADAPRERIVEADYAVPYLAHATMEPMNATARLKDGVLDIWCGNQAPTLVRQLCANAVGIEQDKVSVHTTFMGGGFGRRVEVDYALCAALMAKETAGRPIKVVWTREEDMRHDAYRPASVGRFQARLGDDGMPVAVDMAIASPSMIASTLRRLFPSISPLGPDKSIVDGAHNQPYTIPNYRVTGVAAPVSIPVGSWRSVGSSINGFFHEGFLDEIAVAGKTDPVELRKKLMAAYPAAVKVVEKVAEMAKWGEALPAGKAKGMAFTLSFGSWVGEVVQVADTPAGLLIEKVWIAADVGTALDPGIIEAQLISAAIYGLSAAIGQEITFADGMVEQSNFHDYDAMRIFQCPAFEVAILENFHKMGGVGEVGTPPAAPALANAIFALTGKRIRTLPLSKEVAFA